From Diadema setosum chromosome 5, eeDiaSeto1, whole genome shotgun sequence, the proteins below share one genomic window:
- the LOC140229230 gene encoding COP9 signalosome complex subunit 4-like yields the protein MAASMKQQLSALLTAGGAPKDLTDKYRKILHDILQLAEDDLVNGLQFFIETMVKESVSLVISRQLLLEVCNQLPELPDPVSQRVSHFLLEKVHPRAVSFEEQMGTVRQHLSSIYEKEQNWREAARILVGIPLETGQKQYPVDYKLETYLKIARLYLEDDDPVEAEVYIKRASMLQAESKNEQLHILYKVCYARMLDYKRKFIEAAQRYNELSYRTIIAGEERMESLRHALHCTILASAGQQRSRMLATLFKDERCQQLPSYGILEKMYLDRIIRGNQLQEFASVLQEHQKATTADGSSILDRAVIEHNLLSASKLYNNITFAELGSLLEIPPPKAEKIASQMISEGRMNGYIDQIDGIVHFESTDVLPQWDKQIQSLCFQVNNIIEKIVQTAPEWTTSMSENQMQ from the exons ATGGCAGCTTCCATGAAGCAACAATTATCAGCTCTTCTTACTGCCGGTGGTGCTCCTAAAGATCTTACTGACAA GTACAGAAAAATTTTGCATGATATTCTACAGCTGGCAGAAGATGACCTGGTCAATGGATTGCAGTTTTTCATTGAAACAA TGGTGAAGGAGAGCGTGAGTTTGGTGATTTCCAGACAACTCCTACTGGAGGTATGCAACCAGCTCCCTGAGCTCCCAGATCCAGTGTCACAGAGAGTGTCACATTTCCTCTTGGAGAAGGTCCATCCTCGGGCAGTGTCTTTTGAAGAACAG ATGGGAACAGTGCGACAACACTTATCTTCAATTTATGAAAAGGAGCAGAACTGGAGGGAGGCTGCCAGAATTCTTGTAGGAATTCCTCTTGAGACAGGCCAGAA GCAGTACCCTGTCGACTACAAACTCGAGACATACCTCAAAATAGCAAGACTGTACCTTGAGGATGATGACCCAGTTGAAGCTGAGGTCTACATCAAGAGAGCCTCCATGCTGCAAGCAGAGTCCAAGAATGAGCAGCTTCACATACTCTATAAG GTATGCTATGCACGTATGCTGGACTACAAAAGGAAGTTCATAGAGGCAGCCCAGCGTTATAACGAGCTGTCTTACCGAACCATCATAGCCGGGGAGGAGAGGATGGAATCCCTCAGACATGCCCTGCACTGCACCATCTTGGCTTCAGCTG GTCAGCAGAGATCAAGGATGCTTGCCACATTGTTCAAGGATGAGAGATGCCAGCAGCTCCCATCCTATGGGATTCTGGAGAAGATGTACCTGGACCGCATCATCAGGGGCAACCAGCTCCAGGAGTTTGCCTCTGTCTTACAGGAGCACCAGAAGGCTACTACAGCTGATG GGTCAAGTATACTTGACAGAGCTGTGATTGAACACAACCTTCTCTCAGCTAGCAAGTTATACAACAACATCACATTTGCAGAACTCGGCTCTTTACTTGAGATTCCTCCGCCAAAG GCTGAGAAAATTGCCTCCCAGATGATCTCAGAAGGcaggatgaatggctatatagATCAGATTGATGGCATTGTTCACTTTGAGT CAACGGATGTCTTGCCCCAGTGGGACAAGCAGATCCAGAGCCTGTGTTTCCAGGTCAACAACATCATTGAGAAGATTGTCCAGACTGCTCCAGAGTGGACCACATCCATGTCTGAGAACCAGATGCAGTGA